A genomic window from Pecten maximus chromosome 2, xPecMax1.1, whole genome shotgun sequence includes:
- the LOC117345033 gene encoding guanine nucleotide-binding protein-like 1 — MPRKKPFSSKQKKFQLQDKRQRKKESTHDENDPEYEELEVNVKGQDPSQPQKSVRKGKSGVDRRNNPNRYRLQFFKESNEEIDRRKKLARRSLRRIPEDALEVNIDQVYQPGSVLDLPRRPPWDYSLTKAQLEASEQKYFQDYTEAIFDKFPPDQLSYFELNLETWRQLWRVLEMSDVLLLILDIRYPVLHMSPALYHTVTHELGKSIIIILNKIDLAPPSLVIAWKHFLQEKYKKVHIVLFTSYPNEALAEGGDERKAKMRRKRGGGAWTRAMGQGQLLEVCKNIVGDKVDLSSWHDKLVSAPDAVKEEDVTDSSAGLQDTSYKQRSTTTRFQNGVLTIGCVGYPNVGKSSLLNGLVGKKVVSVSRTPGHTKHFQTIFLTQTVKLCDCPGLVFPSLIDKSLQILAGIYPIAQVREPYSPLGFLAERVDIVKQLRLKHPDCQASSQVWSAYDICQAWAEKRGFLTAKTGRPDLYRAANNLLRMGLDGRLCLCLRPPGYTDNKGHWEQHQETLQLISDLECYTVNEDMSDGEDEYSDEELAHLARENDSGDEEESEEEDEENEDGTKYVSNNPFALLDDGD, encoded by the exons ATGCCTCGAAAGAAGCCTTTCAGTTCAAAGCAAAAGAAGTTTCAATTGCAAGATAAGCGTCAAAGAAAGAAGGAAT CCACTCATGATGAAAATGATCCTGAGTATGAAGAGCTGGAGGTCAATGTCAAAGGTCAGGATCCATCACAGCCTCAGAAAAGTGTGAGGAAAGGCAAATCAGGAGTTGACAGGAGAAATAACCCTAACAG ATATCGTCTGCAGTTTTTTAAAGAGAGTAATGAAGAGATTGATAGAAGAAAGAAACTAGCGAGACGATCTTTACGTCGTATCCCTGAG GATGCGCTGGAGGTGAATATCGACCAGGTATACCAGCCTGGGTCTGTCCTTGACCTCCCCAGACGACCCCCGTGGGACTACTCTCTAACTAAAGCCCAGTTAGAGGCCAGTGAACAGAAGTACTTTCAG GACTACACAGAGGCAATCTTTGACAAGTTCCCTCCGGACCAACTGAGCTACTTTGAGTTGAATTTAGAAACTTGGCGGCAGTTATGGCGAGTGTTAGAGATGTCAGATGTTCTGCTGCTTATTCTGGACATCCGGTATCCG GTTTTACACATGTCGCCAGCCTTGTACCATACGGTGACACACGAACTTGGCAAGTCTATCATCATCATCCTAAACAAAATCGACCTGGCACCACCCTCTCTGGtcattgcatggaaacatttcTTAcaggaaaaatacaaaaaagtcCACATAGTCTTGTTTACATCCTATCCAAACGAGGCTCTGGCAGAGGGAGGTGATGAAAGAAAAG CTAAAATGAGACGTAAGCGTGGAGGCGGAGCCTGGACCAGGGCTATGGGTCAGGGTCAGCTACTGGAGGTGTGTAAGAATATTGTCGGTGACAAAG TTGATCTGAGTAGTTGGCATGACAAACTTGTCTCAGCTCCTGATGCTGTGAAGGAGGAAGATGTAACAGACAGTTCAGCTGGGCTACAGGACACTTCCTACAAACAACGGAGTACAACAACTCGGTTCCAAAATGGAGTCCTCACCATCGGTTGTGTTG GCTATCCTAATGTGGGTAAATCTTCCCTGTTGAATGGTCTGGTGGGTAAAAAA GTGGTCAGTGTGTCTAGAACCCCTGGGCATACCAAACATTTTCAGACCATCTTTCTGACCCAAACAGTGAAGTTGTGTGACTGTCCAGGTCTAGTGTTTCCTTCACTCATCGACAAATCTCTACAG ATACTGGCCGGTATTTATCCCATCGCACAAGTACGGGAACCATACTCTCCTTTGGGCTTTCTGGCAGAGAGGGTAGACATTGTGAAACAACTTCGTCTCAAACATCCAGATTGTCAGGCATCGTCCCAAGTTTGGAGTGCATATGATATTTGTCAAG ccTGGGCTGAAAAACGTGGATTCCTTACAGCAAAGACAGGCAGACCTGATCTATACAGGGCGGCGAATAATCTGCTGAGAATGGGACTAGATGGTCGTCTGTGTTTGTGTCTCAGACCCCCAGGGTACACTGACAACAAAG gCCACTGGGAACAACATCAAGAAACACTCCAACTTATCAGTGATTTGGAGTGTTATACAGTCAATGAAGACATGTCTGATGGAGAAGACGAGTATAGCGATGAGGAATTAGCACATTTAGCTCGGGAAAATGATTCAGGTGATGAAGAAGAAAGTGAGGAAGAAGATGAGGAAAATGAGGATGGAACCAAATATGTATCCAATAATCCTTTTGCATTGTTAGATGATGGTGACTGA
- the LOC117345047 gene encoding uncharacterized protein LOC117345047 isoform X2 — protein MLHVGVLHLPTSVYKQCYIWSVLHLPTSVYKQCYIWRVLPTSVYKQCYMWVCYIYQPLSINNVTYGVCYIYQPLSINNVTYGVCYIYQPLSINNVTYGVCYIYQPLSINHVTCGVCYQPLSINNVTYGVCYIYQPLSINNVTYGVCYIYQPLSINNVTYGVCYIYQPLSINNVTYGVCYIYQPLSINNVTYGVCYQPLSINNVTYGVCYHPLSINNVTYGVCYIYQPLSINNVTYGVCYIYQPLSINNVTYGECYQPLSINNVTYGVCYQPLSINNVTYGVCYIYQPLSINHVTYGVCYQPLSINNVTYGVCYIYQPLSINNVTYGVCYIYQPLSINNVTYGVCYIYHPLSINNVTCGCVTNLCL, from the exons atgttacatgTGGGTGTGTTACATTTACCAACCTCTgtctataaacaatgttacatatgGAGTGTGTTACATTTACCAACCTCTgtctataaacaatgttacatatgGAGAGTGTTACCAACCTCTgtctataaacaatgttacatgTGGGTGTGTTACATTTACCAACCTCTgtctataaacaatgttacatatgGAGTGTGTTACATTTACCAACCTCTgtctataaacaatgttacatatgGAGTGTGTTACATTTACCAACCTCTgtctataaacaatgttac atatgGAGTGTGTTACATTTACCAACCTCTGTCTATAAACCATGTTACATGTGGAGTGTGTTACCAACCTCTgtctataaacaatgttacatatgGAGTGTGTTACATTTACCAACCTCTgtctataaacaatgttacatatgGAGTGTGTTACATTTACCAACCTCTgtctataaacaatgttacatatgGAGTGTGTTACATTTACCAACCTCTgtctataaacaatgttacatatgGAGTGTGTTACATTTACCAACCTCTgtctataaacaatgttacatatgGAGTGTGTTACCAACCTCTgtctataaacaatgttacatatgGAGTGTGTTACCATCCTCTGTCTATAAATAATGTTACATATGGAGTGTGTTACATTTACCAACCTCTgtctataaacaatgttacatatgGAGTGTGTTACATTTACCAACCTCTgtctataaacaatgttacatatgGAGAGTGTTACCAACCTCTgtctataaacaatgttacatatgGAGTGTGTTACCAACCTCTgtctataaacaatgttacatatgGAGTGTGTTACATTTACCAACCTCTGTCTATAAACCATGTTACATATGGAGTGTGTTACCAACCTCTgtctataaacaatgttacatatgGAGTGTGTTACATTTACCAACCTCTgtctataaacaatgttacatatgGAGTGTGTTACATTTACCAACCTCTgtctataaacaatgttac atatgGAGTGTGTTACATTTACCATCCTCTgtctataaacaatgttacatgTGGGTGTGTTACCAACCTCTgtctataa
- the LOC117345047 gene encoding uncharacterized protein LOC117345047 isoform X1 yields MLHVGVLHLPTSVYKQCYIWSVLHLPTSVYKQCYIWRVLPTSVYKQCYMWVCYIYQPLSINNVTYGVCYIYQPLSINNVTYGVCYIYQPLSINNVTYGVCYQPLSINNVTYGVCYIYQPLSINHVTCGVCYQPLSINNVTYGVCYIYQPLSINNVTYGVCYIYQPLSINNVTYGVCYIYQPLSINNVTYGVCYIYQPLSINNVTYGVCYQPLSINNVTYGVCYHPLSINNVTYGVCYIYQPLSINNVTYGVCYIYQPLSINNVTYGECYQPLSINNVTYGVCYQPLSINNVTYGVCYIYQPLSINHVTYGVCYQPLSINNVTYGVCYIYQPLSINNVTYGVCYIYQPLSINNVTYGVCYIYHPLSINNVTCGCVTNLCL; encoded by the exons atgttacatgTGGGTGTGTTACATTTACCAACCTCTgtctataaacaatgttacatatgGAGTGTGTTACATTTACCAACCTCTgtctataaacaatgttacatatgGAGAGTGTTACCAACCTCTgtctataaacaatgttacatgTGGGTGTGTTACATTTACCAACCTCTgtctataaacaatgttacatatgGAGTGTGTTACATTTACCAACCTCTgtctataaacaatgttacatatgGAGTGTGTTACATTTACCAACCTCTgtctataaacaatgttacatatgGAGTGTGTTACCAACCTCTgtctataaacaatgttacatatgGAGTGTGTTACATTTACCAACCTCTGTCTATAAACCATGTTACATGTGGAGTGTGTTACCAACCTCTgtctataaacaatgttacatatgGAGTGTGTTACATTTACCAACCTCTgtctataaacaatgttacatatgGAGTGTGTTACATTTACCAACCTCTgtctataaacaatgttacatatgGAGTGTGTTACATTTACCAACCTCTgtctataaacaatgttacatatgGAGTGTGTTACATTTACCAACCTCTgtctataaacaatgttacatatgGAGTGTGTTACCAACCTCTgtctataaacaatgttacatatgGAGTGTGTTACCATCCTCTGTCTATAAATAATGTTACATATGGAGTGTGTTACATTTACCAACCTCTgtctataaacaatgttacatatgGAGTGTGTTACATTTACCAACCTCTgtctataaacaatgttacatatgGAGAGTGTTACCAACCTCTgtctataaacaatgttacatatgGAGTGTGTTACCAACCTCTgtctataaacaatgttacatatgGAGTGTGTTACATTTACCAACCTCTGTCTATAAACCATGTTACATATGGAGTGTGTTACCAACCTCTgtctataaacaatgttacatatgGAGTGTGTTACATTTACCAACCTCTgtctataaacaatgttacatatgGAGTGTGTTACATTTACCAACCTCTgtctataaacaatgttac atatgGAGTGTGTTACATTTACCATCCTCTgtctataaacaatgttacatgTGGGTGTGTTACCAACCTCTgtctataa
- the LOC117345047 gene encoding uncharacterized protein LOC117345047 isoform X4, producing MLHVGVLHLPTSVYKQCYIWSVLHLPTSVYKQCYIWRVLPTSVYKQCYMWVCYIYQPLSINNVTYGVCYIYQPLSINNVTYGVCYIYQPLSINNVTYGVCYQPLSINNVTYGVCYIYQPLSINHVTCGVCYQPLSINNVTYGVCYIYQPLSINNVTYGVCYIYQPLSINNVTYGVCYIYQPLSINNVTYGVCYIYQPLSINNVTYGVCYQPLSINNVTYGVCYHPLSINNVTYGVCYIYQPLSINNVTYGVCYIYQPLSINNVTYGVCYIYQPLSINHVTYGVCYQPLSINNVTYGVCYIYQPLSINNVTYGVCYIYQPLSINNVTYGVCYIYHPLSINNVTCGCVTNLCL from the exons atgttacatgTGGGTGTGTTACATTTACCAACCTCTgtctataaacaatgttacatatgGAGTGTGTTACATTTACCAACCTCTgtctataaacaatgttacatatgGAGAGTGTTACCAACCTCTgtctataaacaatgttacatgTGGGTGTGTTACATTTACCAACCTCTgtctataaacaatgttacatatgGAGTGTGTTACATTTACCAACCTCTgtctataaacaatgttacatatgGAGTGTGTTACATTTACCAACCTCTgtctataaacaatgttacatatgGAGTGTGTTACCAACCTCTgtctataaacaatgttacatatgGAGTGTGTTACATTTACCAACCTCTGTCTATAAACCATGTTACATGTGGAGTGTGTTACCAACCTCTgtctataaacaatgttacatatgGAGTGTGTTACATTTACCAACCTCTgtctataaacaatgttacatatgGAGTGTGTTACATTTACCAACCTCTgtctataaacaatgttacatatgGAGTGTGTTACATTTACCAACCTCTgtctataaacaatgttacatatgGAGTGTGTTACATTTACCAACCTCTgtctataaacaatgttacatatgGAGTGTGTTACCAACCTCTgtctataaacaatgttacatatgGAGTGTGTTACCATCCTCTGTCTATAAATAATGTTACATATGGAGTGTGTTACATTTACCAACCTCTgtctataaacaatgttacatatgGAGTGTGTTACATTTACCAACCTCTgtctataaacaatgttac atatgGAGTGTGTTACATTTACCAACCTCTGTCTATAAACCATGTTACATATGGAGTGTGTTACCAACCTCTgtctataaacaatgttacatatgGAGTGTGTTACATTTACCAACCTCTgtctataaacaatgttacatatgGAGTGTGTTACATTTACCAACCTCTgtctataaacaatgttac atatgGAGTGTGTTACATTTACCATCCTCTgtctataaacaatgttacatgTGGGTGTGTTACCAACCTCTgtctataa
- the LOC117345047 gene encoding uncharacterized protein LOC117345047 isoform X3 has protein sequence MLHVGVLHLPTSVYKQCYIWSVLHLPTSVYKQCYIWRVLPTSVYKQCYMWVCYIYQPLSINNVTYGVCYIYQPLSINNVTYGVCYIYQPLSINNVTYGVCYQPLSINNVTYGVCYIYQPLSINHVTCGVCYQPLSINNVTYGVCYIYQPLSINNVTYGVCYIYQPLSINNVTYGVCYIYQPLSINNVTYGVCYIYQPLSINNVTYGVCYQPLSINNVTYGVCYHPLSINNVTYGVCYIYQPLSINNVTYGVCYIYQPLSINNVTYGECYQPLSINNVTYGVCYQPLSINNVTYGVCYIYQPLSINHVTYGVCYQPLSINNVTYGVCYIYQPLSINNVTYGVCYIYQPLSINNVTYGCVTILCL, from the coding sequence atgttacatgTGGGTGTGTTACATTTACCAACCTCTgtctataaacaatgttacatatgGAGTGTGTTACATTTACCAACCTCTgtctataaacaatgttacatatgGAGAGTGTTACCAACCTCTgtctataaacaatgttacatgTGGGTGTGTTACATTTACCAACCTCTgtctataaacaatgttacatatgGAGTGTGTTACATTTACCAACCTCTgtctataaacaatgttacatatgGAGTGTGTTACATTTACCAACCTCTgtctataaacaatgttacatatgGAGTGTGTTACCAACCTCTgtctataaacaatgttacatatgGAGTGTGTTACATTTACCAACCTCTGTCTATAAACCATGTTACATGTGGAGTGTGTTACCAACCTCTgtctataaacaatgttacatatgGAGTGTGTTACATTTACCAACCTCTgtctataaacaatgttacatatgGAGTGTGTTACATTTACCAACCTCTgtctataaacaatgttacatatgGAGTGTGTTACATTTACCAACCTCTgtctataaacaatgttacatatgGAGTGTGTTACATTTACCAACCTCTgtctataaacaatgttacatatgGAGTGTGTTACCAACCTCTgtctataaacaatgttacatatgGAGTGTGTTACCATCCTCTGTCTATAAATAATGTTACATATGGAGTGTGTTACATTTACCAACCTCTgtctataaacaatgttacatatgGAGTGTGTTACATTTACCAACCTCTgtctataaacaatgttacatatgGAGAGTGTTACCAACCTCTgtctataaacaatgttacatatgGAGTGTGTTACCAACCTCTgtctataaacaatgttacatatgGAGTGTGTTACATTTACCAACCTCTGTCTATAAACCATGTTACATATGGAGTGTGTTACCAACCTCTgtctataaacaatgttacatatgGAGTGTGTTACATTTACCAACCTCTgtctataaacaatgttacatatgGAGTGTGTTACATTTACCAACCTCTgtctataaacaatgttacatatgGGTGTGTTACCATCCTCTgtctataa
- the LOC117345074 gene encoding uncharacterized protein C1orf131 homolog isoform X1 → MATEDKLQKKILKRLEEINEQMLDNDDYERRVKKARFGKRKLSSNQCDSDITEAQTTQSRRQKKKKRKSEQKKCLDQVTEEVSQTKTVKGEKKHLKDLKNSLGLSKCDIKPQLCDEKTEKVKTNSAVKKGPEVIVYHAPTKRYRLEQVRSQRSQGSSSEQSSSTTEDQPEFDMKKARFEVQKVGIKGFSGSEKDDAMTSFLVKLGAKLPKNKFYNYKEFLEMRKQEKQSAKEKKVVDRGLGYKVTSSKNTKKKSKDRNDVGVLDGQVGRYKDGIQFIKKTDLKGFKRKNKR, encoded by the exons ATGGCTACTGAAGATAAACTAcagaaaaaaattctgaaaagaTTGGAAGAAAtaa ATGAACAAATGCTGGACAATGATGATTATGAAAGACGTGTGAAAAAAGCTAGATTTGGGAAAAGGAAATTGTCATCAAATCAGTGTGATTCAGACATTACTGAGGCACAAACGACACAAAGCAGGAggcaaaaaaagaaaaaacggAAAAGTGAACAGAAAAAATGTTTAGACCAAGTGACTGAAGAAGTTAGCCAAACAAAGACTGTGAAAGGAGAAAAGAAACATCTTAAGGACTTGAAAAATTCTCTAGGTTTGTCAAAGTGTGATATTAAACCCCAGCTTTGTGATGAGAAAACTGAGAAAGTGAAAACAAACTCTGCTGTTAAAAAGGGTCCAGAGGTTATAGTATATCATGCCCCAACCAAAAGGTACCGTTTGGAACAGGTAAGATCTCAG aggtCACAGGGATCTAGTTCTGAACAAAGTTCCAGTACGACTGAGGATCAACCTGAGTTTGACATGAAGAAAGCCAGATTTGAAGTGCAAAAGGTTGGAATTAAAGGGTTCAGTGGCAGTGAGAAAGATGACGCCATGACATCATTTCTGGTCAAGTTGGGAGCCAAG CTTCCGAAGAACAAGTTCTATAACTATAAAGAATTCCTAGAGATGAGGAAACAGGAAAAGCAATCGGCTAAAGAGAAGAAGGTTGTG GATCGAGGACTGGGGTACAAGGTGACAAGCTcaaaaaacacaaagaaaaa GTCTAAAGACAGAAATGATGTAGGCGTGTTGGATGGACAAGTCGGTCGTTACAAGGATGGCATACAGTTCATCAAGAAAACAGATCTTAAGGGAttcaaaaggaaaaataaaCGATAA
- the LOC117345074 gene encoding uncharacterized protein C1orf131 homolog isoform X2 — protein MATEDKLQKKILKRLEEINEQMLDNDDYERRVKKARFGKRKLSSNQCDSDITEAQTTQSRRQKKKKRKSEQKKCLDQVTEEVSQTKTVKGEKKHLKDLKNSLGLSKCDIKPQLCDEKTEKVKTNSAVKKGPEVIVYHAPTKRYRLEQRSQGSSSEQSSSTTEDQPEFDMKKARFEVQKVGIKGFSGSEKDDAMTSFLVKLGAKLPKNKFYNYKEFLEMRKQEKQSAKEKKVVDRGLGYKVTSSKNTKKKSKDRNDVGVLDGQVGRYKDGIQFIKKTDLKGFKRKNKR, from the exons ATGGCTACTGAAGATAAACTAcagaaaaaaattctgaaaagaTTGGAAGAAAtaa ATGAACAAATGCTGGACAATGATGATTATGAAAGACGTGTGAAAAAAGCTAGATTTGGGAAAAGGAAATTGTCATCAAATCAGTGTGATTCAGACATTACTGAGGCACAAACGACACAAAGCAGGAggcaaaaaaagaaaaaacggAAAAGTGAACAGAAAAAATGTTTAGACCAAGTGACTGAAGAAGTTAGCCAAACAAAGACTGTGAAAGGAGAAAAGAAACATCTTAAGGACTTGAAAAATTCTCTAGGTTTGTCAAAGTGTGATATTAAACCCCAGCTTTGTGATGAGAAAACTGAGAAAGTGAAAACAAACTCTGCTGTTAAAAAGGGTCCAGAGGTTATAGTATATCATGCCCCAACCAAAAGGTACCGTTTGGAACAG aggtCACAGGGATCTAGTTCTGAACAAAGTTCCAGTACGACTGAGGATCAACCTGAGTTTGACATGAAGAAAGCCAGATTTGAAGTGCAAAAGGTTGGAATTAAAGGGTTCAGTGGCAGTGAGAAAGATGACGCCATGACATCATTTCTGGTCAAGTTGGGAGCCAAG CTTCCGAAGAACAAGTTCTATAACTATAAAGAATTCCTAGAGATGAGGAAACAGGAAAAGCAATCGGCTAAAGAGAAGAAGGTTGTG GATCGAGGACTGGGGTACAAGGTGACAAGCTcaaaaaacacaaagaaaaa GTCTAAAGACAGAAATGATGTAGGCGTGTTGGATGGACAAGTCGGTCGTTACAAGGATGGCATACAGTTCATCAAGAAAACAGATCTTAAGGGAttcaaaaggaaaaataaaCGATAA